The following coding sequences are from one bacterium BMS3Abin14 window:
- the dgk gene encoding deoxyguanosine kinase: MIDKRYIVVEGPIGVGKTSLVEMIGGEFGARVILERVEDNPFLPGFYRDPARHAFQTQMFFLLSRFQQQKELAQQDLFSQSIICDYLFAKDRIFASVNLSEDELALYRQIYNLLDQRIPRPDLVIYLQSPSDVLLQRIRRRGRGFEREISRDYIEAVNEAYNGFFFSYDHTPLLIINTADVDFVRRPEDFQDLVREIRRMRKGVQFYVPLGSA, from the coding sequence ATGATTGACAAAAGATATATCGTGGTCGAAGGACCCATAGGTGTCGGAAAAACGAGCCTCGTGGAGATGATCGGCGGGGAGTTCGGGGCAAGGGTTATCCTCGAAAGGGTTGAGGACAACCCTTTCCTGCCCGGATTCTACCGCGACCCGGCCAGACATGCCTTTCAGACCCAGATGTTCTTTCTCCTGAGCCGTTTTCAGCAGCAAAAAGAGCTTGCACAACAGGATCTTTTCAGCCAGAGTATCATCTGCGATTATCTGTTCGCCAAGGATCGTATCTTCGCGTCGGTAAATCTCAGCGAAGATGAACTGGCATTGTACCGGCAGATCTACAACCTGTTGGACCAGAGGATACCGCGGCCGGATCTCGTGATTTACCTTCAGTCCCCCTCTGATGTGCTTTTGCAGCGTATCAGGAGGAGGGGCAGGGGCTTTGAAAGGGAGATCAGCCGCGATTATATCGAGGCTGTCAACGAGGCCTACAACGGGTTCTTTTTTAGCTACGATCACACCCCTCTCCTGATCATCAACACCGCTGATGTTGATTTCGTCAGGAGACCGGAGGACTTCCAGGACCTGGTCCGGGAGATCCGAAGGATGAGAAAAGGGGTACAGTTCTACGTGCCGCTCGGATCCGCCTGA
- the panB gene encoding 3-methyl-2-oxobutanoate hydroxymethyltransferase has protein sequence MKKKITNQTIMGMKGKEKIAMLTAFDYPSALFGERAGAEIILVGDSLGQAVLGHDNTLPVTMEAMLHHTRAAGRGCKNAYLVADMPFGSYQTGPEQAFGNAARFLKEAGAESIKIEGGVRMAATIEFLSARGIPVMGHVGLTPQSVHQMGGYRVQGRGEEALKALLEDAKAVQESGAYSIVLEGIPLEAARKITGDLAIPTIGIGAGPFCDGQVLVFNDVLGIYDRFVPKFVKRYAQIGAEMERALGEFVRDVKEEKFPDEEHSYE, from the coding sequence ATGAAAAAAAAGATCACAAACCAGACCATCATGGGGATGAAGGGAAAGGAAAAAATAGCCATGTTGACGGCTTTCGATTACCCCTCCGCCCTTTTTGGGGAGCGGGCCGGGGCCGAGATTATCCTCGTCGGCGATTCACTGGGACAGGCCGTGCTTGGACACGACAACACACTGCCTGTCACCATGGAGGCCATGCTCCACCACACGAGGGCCGCCGGAAGGGGCTGTAAAAACGCCTATCTGGTTGCGGACATGCCGTTCGGTTCCTATCAGACCGGCCCCGAACAGGCTTTCGGAAACGCCGCCCGATTCCTCAAGGAGGCCGGCGCTGAAAGCATCAAGATCGAGGGTGGAGTGCGCATGGCCGCGACCATCGAATTTCTGTCTGCCAGGGGAATTCCCGTGATGGGCCATGTCGGTCTCACGCCGCAGTCGGTCCACCAGATGGGTGGCTACAGGGTCCAGGGGCGCGGAGAGGAAGCTCTCAAGGCCCTCCTTGAGGACGCGAAAGCCGTCCAGGAATCCGGCGCCTACTCCATTGTCCTGGAGGGAATACCGCTTGAGGCCGCAAGGAAAATCACGGGTGATCTTGCGATCCCCACCATAGGTATCGGCGCCGGTCCTTTCTGCGACGGGCAGGTTCTGGTCTTTAACGACGTACTGGGCATCTACGACCGGTTTGTGCCCAAGTTCGTCAAACGCTATGCACAAATTGGGGCCGAGATGGAAAGAGCGCTCGGGGAGTTCGTCAGGGACGTAAAGGAAGAGAAGTTCCCCGATGAGGAACACAGCTACGAGTAG